A region of Chitinophagales bacterium DNA encodes the following proteins:
- a CDS encoding squalene/phytoene synthase family protein → MKEIFDTVSGACSRITTRSYSTSFSLGISFLHRKFHKSIYGIYGFVRLADEIVDSFHNYNKHYLLQKFRRDTIEALEFKISLNPILNSFQEAVHRFNIEWELIDDFLKSMEMDLYRNEHNMDTYNQYIFGSAESVGLMCLRVFTENNIELYERLKPSAMKLGAAFQKVNFLRDLNSDYYLLGRTYFPDINFRCFSALEKGKIQAEIESDFQEALTGLKQLPVSSRRGVYLAYYYYRKLFLKGGFHEHIGLINILISS, encoded by the coding sequence ATGAAGGAAATCTTTGATACCGTTTCAGGAGCCTGCAGCAGAATAACCACACGATCTTACAGCACCAGTTTTTCGCTCGGCATTTCTTTTCTCCATAGAAAATTTCATAAGTCGATCTATGGCATTTATGGTTTTGTGCGTTTAGCAGATGAAATTGTGGATAGCTTTCATAATTATAATAAACACTACCTGCTTCAGAAGTTCAGGAGAGATACCATTGAAGCTTTGGAATTCAAAATCAGCCTGAACCCTATTTTAAACAGCTTTCAGGAAGCAGTGCATCGGTTTAATATTGAATGGGAGCTGATAGATGATTTCCTAAAAAGCATGGAAATGGATTTGTATCGCAATGAACACAATATGGATACGTACAATCAGTACATATTTGGATCTGCCGAATCGGTAGGATTAATGTGCCTGCGTGTCTTTACAGAAAATAATATAGAACTATATGAAAGGCTAAAGCCATCCGCGATGAAACTGGGAGCTGCATTTCAGAAAGTAAATTTTTTAAGAGATTTGAATTCAGATTACTATCTTCTTGGAAGAACTTATTTCCCTGACATCAATTTTCGTTGCTTTTCTGCTTTGGAAAAGGGAAAAATACAAGCAGAAATTGAATCAGATTTCCAGGAGGCCCTTACTGGACTTAAACAACTGCCTGTAAGCTCGAGAAGAGGTGTTTATCTTGCATATTATTATTACAGGAAATTATTTCTTAAAGGAGGCTTTCACGAACACATAGGGCTTATAAATATTCTAATTAGTTCCTGA
- the crtI gene encoding phytoene desaturase — MFNKTNKILNKSLDLAVIGSGFSGLSASSYLAAHGHKVTLYEKNIQCGGRARTYENNGFIFDMGPSWYWMPDVFERFYNCFGHTASDFYKLIKLDPGFTIIFGKDDAIDIPANFQELCSLFESIEEGSAEKLRTFMKEAEHKYSLSMGSLVFNPGLTIREYITFDVLKEIFRLQLFSSFKKHVRAFFKNPRLLALIEFPILFLGAMPESTPALYSLMNYAGLKQGTLYPMGGFGKVVKAFKTIAEEQGVTLLLDNEVECFNISSGKIVEVESRHGKLKTDGVIGAADCHHVENDLLAESERSYSNRYWEKRKLAPSALLFFLGINKKIDHLNHHNLFFDEDIDKHANDIHVAKKWPEKPLFYVCAPSKTDPAVAPDGCENLFVLMPIASGLKDSPDKREYYFNLLIERIENFTGNEIRNHIIEKRSYCISDFAADYHAYKGNAYGLANTLYQTAIFKPKMKSKKVDNLFFAGQLTVPGPGVPPAIISGEIAANQLLKYLNQ; from the coding sequence ACAAAAGTTTAGATTTGGCTGTTATAGGATCAGGATTTTCCGGTCTTAGTGCTTCTTCTTACCTGGCAGCTCACGGTCATAAGGTAACCTTGTACGAAAAGAATATTCAATGCGGCGGCAGGGCCAGAACTTATGAGAACAACGGGTTTATATTCGATATGGGACCAAGCTGGTACTGGATGCCTGATGTTTTTGAACGTTTTTATAATTGCTTTGGCCATACTGCTTCCGATTTCTATAAGTTAATAAAGCTTGACCCCGGATTTACCATAATTTTTGGAAAAGATGATGCTATCGATATCCCGGCAAACTTCCAGGAGCTGTGTTCCCTGTTCGAATCGATTGAAGAGGGCAGTGCAGAAAAGCTCAGAACGTTTATGAAGGAAGCCGAACATAAATACAGCCTAAGTATGGGGAGTCTTGTATTTAATCCGGGTTTAACGATAAGGGAGTACATAACCTTCGATGTTTTAAAGGAAATATTTCGGCTACAGTTATTTTCTTCCTTCAAAAAACATGTCCGCGCCTTCTTTAAGAATCCGCGGTTGTTGGCACTTATAGAATTTCCGATACTTTTCTTAGGAGCCATGCCGGAAAGTACTCCTGCATTGTATTCACTAATGAATTATGCGGGACTAAAGCAGGGAACGTTGTATCCAATGGGGGGCTTTGGTAAGGTTGTCAAAGCCTTTAAAACAATTGCTGAAGAGCAAGGTGTGACTTTGCTCTTAGATAATGAAGTAGAATGCTTTAATATAAGTTCAGGTAAAATTGTTGAGGTTGAAAGCAGGCATGGTAAATTGAAAACAGATGGTGTAATAGGCGCTGCCGATTGCCATCACGTGGAAAATGATCTTCTTGCGGAGTCTGAAAGGTCGTATTCAAATAGATATTGGGAAAAGAGAAAATTAGCACCATCCGCGCTTCTATTTTTTCTGGGTATCAATAAAAAAATTGATCACTTAAACCATCATAATTTATTTTTTGATGAGGATATTGATAAGCATGCTAATGATATCCATGTAGCTAAAAAATGGCCTGAAAAACCTCTGTTCTATGTATGCGCCCCTTCTAAAACAGATCCGGCTGTAGCCCCTGATGGATGTGAAAATCTATTTGTGCTTATGCCAATTGCAAGCGGGTTAAAGGATTCACCGGATAAAAGAGAATATTACTTCAATCTATTGATAGAAAGAATAGAAAACTTTACTGGAAATGAGATCCGGAACCATATTATAGAAAAAAGAAGCTATTGCATTTCAGACTTTGCTGCTGACTACCATGCATATAAAGGCAATGCATATGGTCTCGCCAACACGCTTTACCAAACTGCCATATTTAAACCAAAAATGAAAAGCAAGAAAGTGGACAACCTATTTTTTGCAGGACAACTCACGGTGCCCGGACCCGGTGTTCCACCAGCTATTATTTCAGGCGAGATTGCTGCAAACCAATTATTAAAATATTTAAATCAGTAA